In Sulfitobacter sp. LCG007, the sequence CCCGGCATCTCGAAGGTCGCGTCGCGAGGCGCGCCCGCGCCCTTGTCGAGCGTCGGCCGATCCTCGTGATCCTCGGGTTCCGCTTCGTATGGGGCACCCGCACGGTCGTGCCCTTGCTTCTGGGAATGTCGTCGCTGCCCGCGCGGCTGGTTCTGCCGCTTGTCGCGCTTGCCTGCCTTGTCTGGGCCTCGGCGCTTATCGGCATCGGCTACGGGCTGGGGGCCGCTTTCGTCAACATTCTCGATCTCGGCTTCCATGCGCATTTCGGCCTGATGATCGTTGCCGGCATCATCGTTGCCCTTGTCTTCGGCGTTATCGGCCGGCGCTTGATGCACGGCGCAAGGAGCGACACGGCATGATACCCGTTCTTGGTTTCGAGGGCCTCAGGGTCGCGGTTCTGGGGCTCGGGCGATCCGGGCTCGCCGCGGCGCGGGCACTTGCCGCGGGCGGCGCAGCGCCCGTCTGCTGGGATGACAACCCGCAGGCCTGCGTAAGGGCGGAGGCGGAGGGGTTCGCCGTCATGCCCCTGCGCTCGGTCCGGGATTTCGAGGATATCGCGACGCTTGTTGTCAGCCCGGGCATCCCGCATCTCTACCCCGCACCCAATCCGGTCGTCGCCGCGGCGCTCGAGGCAGGCGTGCCGGTCGACAATGACATCGGGCTGTTCTTCCGATCTTTCGGGGCGCAGGACTGGGCCGACTTCGATACCGTGCCCCGCGTCGTGGCCGTGACGGGGTCGAACGGCAAGTCCACCACCTCGGCGCTGATCCATCACATTCTGCACGGGGCGGGGCGGCCAAGCCAGCTTGCCGGCAACATCGGGCGCGGGGTGCTCGACATCGACCCGCCGCGGGATGGCGAGGTGGTGGTGCTCGAACTGTCGAGCTACCAGACCGATCTCGCCCGGGCGCTGACACCCGATGTCGCGGTATTCACCAATCTCAGCCCCGATCACCTCGACCGCCACGGCGGCAAGGGCGGATATTTCGCGGCCAAGCGGAGGCTTTTCGCCGAAGGCGGGCCGGACCGGGCGGTGGTCGGCGTCGACGAGGCCGAAGGCCTCTTCATGGCGGGCCAGCTCGCCGAGGGCAGGGCGGACGACCGGGTGATCCGTGTCTCGGTCGAACGCAAGCTGACCGGTCCGGGATGGCAGGTCTTCGCGCGCAAGGGCTTCCTGTCTGAGTACCGCAAGGGCAAGCAGGTGGCCGCGATCGATCTGCGCGATGTCGCGGGACTGCCGGGCGCGCACAATCACCAGAATGCCTGCTGCGCCTATGCCGCCTGCCGCGCGCTGGGGCTTGCCCCGCGCCAGATCGAAAGCGGCATGGTCAGCTTCGCGGGCCTGCCGCATCGCAGCCAGCTGATCGGCGAGGCGAAAGGCGTGCGCTTCGTCAACGACAGCAAGGCGACGAATGTGGATGCCGCGATCAAGGCGCTCTCGGCGTTCGAGCGGATCCGCTGGGTCTGCGGCGGGCTGGAGAAGGAAGGCGGCCTTTCGGCGCTTTCGGGCAGGACCGGGGCGGTGCGCAAGGCCTATGTCATAGGGCGGGAAGCGGCCCATTTCGCCCTTCAGCTCGATGTGGAGGCCGAAGTGTGCGGGACCATGGCCGCTGCCGTGGCGCAGGCCGTGGAAGATGCCGAGCCGGGCGATGTGGTGCTGCTGGCACCGGCCGCGGCGAGCTTTGATCAGTACGACAATTTCGAGCAGCGCGGCGAGGATTTCGCGGCGCAGGTGGCGCGGTTCCTCTAGCGGTCTGCCCGGCGGGCGCGCCGGGCGGTCAGTGCCGCAGGGCCCGGGCGGCGGCCATGGCCGAAGACCAGGCCCACTGGAAATTGTAACCCCCGAGCCAGCCGGTCACATCAACGGCCTCGCCGATGAAATAGAGCCCCGGCACCGCTTTCGCCTCCATCGTGCGGGAATCGAGCCCGTCGGTGTCGACCCCGCCAACGGTCACTTCGGCGGTGCGGTAGCCTTCGGTTCCCGAGGGTTTGAGCGTCCAGCGCGTCAGCCTGTCGCAAAGCGACAGCAGCGCGCGGTCGGACTGGTCCGCGAGGTTGCCCTCCAGCGGCAGCTCTGCAGACAGATGCGCGACAAGGCGGGCAGGGAGATGCGCGCCGAGCGCACCCGCCAGCTTGCGTCTGCCTGCGGTGGCGCGCTGCGCGCGCAGGGCGTCGTAGACGACTGACTGCGGGTCGAGGCTGATTTCGACAGTGTCGCCTTCGCGCCAGTAGGACGAGGCCTGCAGAACCGACGGGCCGGACAGCCCGCGATGCGTGAAGAGGAGGGCCTCGTCGAAAGACATCCCGCCCGCCGTGACGCGGGCAGGTGCCGACACGCCTGAAATTTCGGCAAATCGTCCGTCGGGGAAGGTGAAGGGCACCAGACCTGCGCGCGTTTCGGTGACGCCCAGCCCGAAGCGTCCCGCGATTTCATAGCCAAGCCCCGTCGCACCCATCCTGGGGATGGACTTGCCGCCGGTCGCGATCACCATCCGCCGCGCCGTGACACGGGTCTGGCTTCCCTCCTTCTCGAGGGTGAAGGTAAAGCCGTCAGGGCCATTTGCAAAATCGCGGGCACTTGTTTGCAAATGCAGATCCACGCCGGCCGAGGTCAACAACCCGCGCAGCATCGCGACGATCTGCTTCGCCGAACCGTCGCAGAAGAGCTGTCCAAGCGCCTTTTCGTGCCAGGCGATGCCATGCCGGTCGAGCAGGTCGATGAAGTCCCATTGGGTATAGCGTGCAAGCGCGGATTTCGCGAAATGCGGGTTGCGCGACAGGAAGGCATGGGGACCGCAATTCAGGTTGGTGAAGTTGCAGCGCCCGCCACCCGAGATGCGGATCTTCTCGCCCGGCGCGCGGGCGTGATCGACCAGCAGGACGCGCCCGCCCGCGTGGGCCGCGCACATCATTCCGGCGGCGCCGGCCCCGATGATTGCCACGTCAACCTGCATCTTTGCGCAACTCGCCCGAATGTCGCGGCTTTGCAAGGCGAATTGCGCGCGCCGGCAAGTGCTTCATGCTGGCGTGACGGCGCATTTGGCGCTAGAGTCCGACACAGATCCCGAAAAGGGACGGAACGAGGCAGACAGTTAGGCAGCATCCATGACTGAAATGGTCTATGGCACCGCCCCCGTCCAGGGCGGCGAACCGATCCTTCCAAAGTGGTGGCGCACCATCGACAAGTGGGCCATGTCCTGCATTCTGATGCTCTTCGCCGTGGGGCTTCTCCTCGGACTTGCCGCCTCGCCGCCGCTTGCCGCGAAGAACGGCTTTCAGCCCTTCCACTATGTCGAGCGTCAGGCGGTCTTCGGCGGCACGGCGCTGCTGGTGATGATGGTGCTGTCGATGATGTCGCCGGTGATGGTGCGCCGGCTGGGGGTGCTGGGATTCCTCGTGACCTTCGTCGCGGTGGCCTTCCTGCCGCTCTTCGGGACCGATTTCGGCAAGGGCGCGGTGCGCTGGTATTCCATGGGTTTCGGTTCGGTACAGCCATCGGAGTTCCTCAAGCCCGGCTTCATCATCGTTTCGGCCTGGCTCATGGCGGCCTCGATGGAGCTGAACGGCCCTCCGGGTCGGGTATGGTCCTTCGCGCTTTGCGTCGCGATCGTACTGATGCTGGCGATGCAGCCCGACTTCGGTCAGGCCTGCCTTGTGCTCTTCGGCTGGGGCGTCATGTATTTCGTCGCCGGAGCGCCGATGCTTCTTCTGGTCGGCATGGCCGGCGCGGTGGTGTCGGCCGGCACGCTGGCCTATTCGAGCTCCGAGCACTTCGCGCGCCGCATCGACGGCTTCCTCAACCCCGACGTCGATCCGACGACCCAGCTTGGCTATGCGACCAACGCGATCCTTGAGGGCGGGCTCTTCGGGGTCGGCGTGGGCGAGGGGACGGTGAAGTGGTCGCTTCCGGATGCGCATACCGATTTCATCATCGCCGTCGCGGCCGAGGAATACGGGCTGGTCCTGGTGCTCGTGATCATCGCGCTTTTTGCCACCGTTGTGGTCCGCTCGCTGCTGCGTCTGCTGCGCGAACGCGATCCGTTCATTCGCCTCGCGGGCACCGGTCTTGCCTGCATGCTGGGCGTACAGGCGATGATCAATATGGGAGTCGCTGTGCGGCTGCTGCCCGCGAAGGGCATGACGCTGCCTTTCGTCAGCTACGGCGGTTCTTCGGTGATCGCCAGTGGCATCGCCGTGGGCATGTTGCTGGCCTGTACCCGGACCCGTCCACAGGGCGAGATCAGCGACCTGCTCGCGCGGGGCCGGGGCCGGTGAGCAGCGCGCCGCTGCTGCTGATCGCTGCGGGGGGCACGGGGGGACACATGTTCCCGGCCCAGGCGCTGGCCGAGGCGATGCTGTATCGGGGCTGGCGGGTGAAGCTTTCGACCGATGCGCGGGGCGCGCGCTATACCGGCGGCTTCCCGCAGGCGACCGAGATCGAGGAAGTGGGCAGCGCGACCTTCGCCCGGGGCGGATTGCTCGAAAAGGCGGCAGTGCCTCCGCGCATTGCCGGGGGCGTGTCCTCGGCGCTCTGGCGCATGCTGCGCGACCGGCCTTCCGTCGTGGTGGGCTTCGGCGGGTACCCGACGATACCCGCGATGGCGGCCGCCTGGCTGATGCGACTGCCGCGCATGATCCACGAACAGAACGGCGTGCTGGGCAAGGTGAACACGATCTTCGCGCCACGCGTCGACGTGGTGGCCTGCGGAAGCTGGCCCACGGAGCTGCCCGAGGGTGTCGAGGGCATCCATACCGGCAACCCCGTGCGCAGCGCGGTGCTGGACCGGTCGGAATCGGGCTACATCGCGCCGGGCGACTATCCGATGGAGCTGCTTGTGATCGGCGGAAGCCAGGGCGCCCGGATTCTGTCGGACGTCGTGCCGCCCGCCGTGGCGGACCTGCCGCCGGAGCTTCTGCGCAACCTGCGGGTCAGCCATCAGGCGCGCGAGGAGGACGTTGAGCGGGTCGCGGATTTCTATCGCGAGCACGGGGTGCGCGCCGAGGTCGCTCCGTTCTTTGACGACATCGCCCGGCGCATGTCCGAGGCGCAGCTGGTGATCTCGCGCTCGGGAGCCTCGTCGGTGGCCGACATATCTGTCATCGGGCGGCCCTCCATCCTGATCCCCTTTGCCGCAGCAGCGGCGGATCATCAGACCGCGAATGCGCGGGGGCTGGTAGAGGCAGGCGGGGCGATCCTCGTGCCCGAGGCACGCGCGACCCCCGAGACGCTTCGGGAACAGATATTGAACGTGCTGGACAATCCGGAAGGTGCGATGCAAATGGCCCGTTCTGCGCAGGCCGTGGCACGACCCGACGCGACCCAGAATCTGGTAGAGCTTGTGGAAGAACTGGCGGCGAGAGGACAGGACAGATGAGCGCAGCAACAAAACTGCCGGGCGATGTCGGACCGATCCATTTCGTGGGGATCGGCGGCATCGGGATGTCCGGTATCGCCGAGGTGCTGCTGAACCACGGCTACCAGGTGCAGGGGTCCGACCAGAAGACCTCGAAGATCACCGACCGGTTGCAGGAACTCGGTGCACGC encodes:
- a CDS encoding putative peptidoglycan glycosyltransferase FtsW, translating into MTEMVYGTAPVQGGEPILPKWWRTIDKWAMSCILMLFAVGLLLGLAASPPLAAKNGFQPFHYVERQAVFGGTALLVMMVLSMMSPVMVRRLGVLGFLVTFVAVAFLPLFGTDFGKGAVRWYSMGFGSVQPSEFLKPGFIIVSAWLMAASMELNGPPGRVWSFALCVAIVLMLAMQPDFGQACLVLFGWGVMYFVAGAPMLLLVGMAGAVVSAGTLAYSSSEHFARRIDGFLNPDVDPTTQLGYATNAILEGGLFGVGVGEGTVKWSLPDAHTDFIIAVAAEEYGLVLVLVIIALFATVVVRSLLRLLRERDPFIRLAGTGLACMLGVQAMINMGVAVRLLPAKGMTLPFVSYGGSSVIASGIAVGMLLACTRTRPQGEISDLLARGRGR
- a CDS encoding glycosyltransferase produces the protein MSSAPLLLIAAGGTGGHMFPAQALAEAMLYRGWRVKLSTDARGARYTGGFPQATEIEEVGSATFARGGLLEKAAVPPRIAGGVSSALWRMLRDRPSVVVGFGGYPTIPAMAAAWLMRLPRMIHEQNGVLGKVNTIFAPRVDVVACGSWPTELPEGVEGIHTGNPVRSAVLDRSESGYIAPGDYPMELLVIGGSQGARILSDVVPPAVADLPPELLRNLRVSHQAREEDVERVADFYREHGVRAEVAPFFDDIARRMSEAQLVISRSGASSVADISVIGRPSILIPFAAAAADHQTANARGLVEAGGAILVPEARATPETLREQILNVLDNPEGAMQMARSAQAVARPDATQNLVELVEELAARGQDR
- a CDS encoding NAD(P)/FAD-dependent oxidoreductase yields the protein MQVDVAIIGAGAAGMMCAAHAGGRVLLVDHARAPGEKIRISGGGRCNFTNLNCGPHAFLSRNPHFAKSALARYTQWDFIDLLDRHGIAWHEKALGQLFCDGSAKQIVAMLRGLLTSAGVDLHLQTSARDFANGPDGFTFTLEKEGSQTRVTARRMVIATGGKSIPRMGATGLGYEIAGRFGLGVTETRAGLVPFTFPDGRFAEISGVSAPARVTAGGMSFDEALLFTHRGLSGPSVLQASSYWREGDTVEISLDPQSVVYDALRAQRATAGRRKLAGALGAHLPARLVAHLSAELPLEGNLADQSDRALLSLCDRLTRWTLKPSGTEGYRTAEVTVGGVDTDGLDSRTMEAKAVPGLYFIGEAVDVTGWLGGYNFQWAWSSAMAAARALRH
- the murD gene encoding UDP-N-acetylmuramoyl-L-alanine--D-glutamate ligase; the protein is MIPVLGFEGLRVAVLGLGRSGLAAARALAAGGAAPVCWDDNPQACVRAEAEGFAVMPLRSVRDFEDIATLVVSPGIPHLYPAPNPVVAAALEAGVPVDNDIGLFFRSFGAQDWADFDTVPRVVAVTGSNGKSTTSALIHHILHGAGRPSQLAGNIGRGVLDIDPPRDGEVVVLELSSYQTDLARALTPDVAVFTNLSPDHLDRHGGKGGYFAAKRRLFAEGGPDRAVVGVDEAEGLFMAGQLAEGRADDRVIRVSVERKLTGPGWQVFARKGFLSEYRKGKQVAAIDLRDVAGLPGAHNHQNACCAYAACRALGLAPRQIESGMVSFAGLPHRSQLIGEAKGVRFVNDSKATNVDAAIKALSAFERIRWVCGGLEKEGGLSALSGRTGAVRKAYVIGREAAHFALQLDVEAEVCGTMAAAVAQAVEDAEPGDVVLLAPAAASFDQYDNFEQRGEDFAAQVARFL
- a CDS encoding DedA family protein, which codes for MTGLEGLLARYGLPLVFVGCFAEGDTAAVVSGGLAHRGTLPLLPTWALAFLGAYLADTVWFLIGRKLPDQPRFARHLEGRVARRARALVERRPILVILGFRFVWGTRTVVPLLLGMSSLPARLVLPLVALACLVWASALIGIGYGLGAAFVNILDLGFHAHFGLMIVAGIIVALVFGVIGRRLMHGARSDTA